CCATAACCCGCCTAAATAATTATATAAAACAGCTTTTATGACGTATAGCTCCAACAAATATGAACAAAAAGCTAATCATACAACTTGCAGAACCCTTCGACGCTAATTCTTTATCTAAACTGGCTGAAAAAACCTTTAGAGGGGCCTTCGCCAAACTGAATGATAAAGAGAATTTTGAAAATTATGTTGCTCGTTCATTTACGGAGAATCAGATTAGATCAGAAATCCTTGATAGTGCTTCCACCTTTTTCATAGCCAATTTGAACGATCAATGGGTGGGATACGCTAAACTAAACCAGGGCGTTCCACCGGATTGTGTAAACCAAATCCCATCTATTGAACTTGCCCGACTCTATTCTGTGCAAGAATATTTAGGTTGCGGTATAGGTCCAGCTTTGATGAAGGCTTGTTTAAACTATGCCCGCGAAAAAGATTATAAATCAATCTGGTTGAGCAGCTGGAAGAAAAACAACAGAGGAAATGCATTTTATACCAAAATGGGGTTTCAAATCATCGGTAACGCAACCTTTGCTTTAGGATCCGATATCCAAAACGATTATATTCTCTCAAAATCGTTAATTTGATATAAAGAGAGCCGATAATGAATGCGTTTGGTAATGATAATCCCAATGATATTTGTACTGCCGGTCACGAGTCGAACCTTACAGGGTGTACTATTTCAGGCAAATTAAAATGTAAATTAAATGTGGCTGATAGGTGTGTATCGTGTTGATCATGATGGGGTCGAATAGACGTTTGGAGAATACGCAAGACAAACGATATGGGGACCGGACAGCATACCAGAAATACATTCGTACAGTGCCGGTCCTTTTCCCCCTCATTCCAGTTTATAGTTTGAAGAACATTCGCGTATTTTTAGAGTGAGAGGTGGCTTAAGCCTATAATCAAGTGATAGATGCAAAGAGATAATATTTTGAAATGCCTAATGTTGAACCGAGATAGCGAGCGTATTCCCTGCAGCTTGCTGCAGGGTAAGCGAGCGAATCATAATTGATAGAATTCCTTACGGTGAAGATTCCCCTTGCGTTTGCTGCGGGGAGCGTTCAATTGTGAAATTTCTCGTTCCAAAGACTGTCCCAAGCCTGGATCAATGCTATGAGTTACAAATTTCAGCATACGATATTCTTATGCATTTTAATGGCAGCTTCAATCATTTCAATGGGACCACAAGCTATGGCAATAGAAAAGCCTTCCTATAGTGTGATAGCAACCGAAGGCAACTTCGAATTACGTAAATATTCAGCCTATATCGTGGCAGAGACCTACGTGGAAGGCGACTTCGAAGCGGTTGGAAGTGAAGGCTTTAGACGTTTGGCGGATTATATCGGCGGAAAAAACCGAAAGAAGGCATCCATTTCAATGACTGCACCCGTCAGCCAGAAGCCGGCATCCGAAAAAATTGCCATGACTGCCCCAGTCAGCCAAGCACAGGAGAATGGTCGCTGGCGAATAGCATTCATGATGCCATCCGCTTATACAATGGAGGCGCTGCCAATTCCTGATGATGACCGGATTGCGTTGAAGAAGGAGAAAGAGAAAACAGTCGCAGTTCTTCGTTATTCGGGGACGTGGGGAAAAAAACGATATATGGACCATGAAAACAAACTGATGGACTGGATATCCACAAAAGGCTGGGAAATTATCGGAGCTCCAGTGTGGGCGCGATACGATCCACCTTTTATGCCATGGTTTATGAGAAGAAACGAAATTTTGATTCCGGTGCAAATCCAATAAATCATAGAAGAATATCGATATTATTCTTAAATCAGGTTATACTGTTTATGATGTCAATCAAGACTAATTATAATGCGGTTTAAAATTGGAGGATTGATAATTGGAAACTCTAATTAAGGGTCGAATGGGGATTGCATTATGCCGGGAGTAGCAGGACGTGTGGCGTTGGTTACGGGTGCTGGACGTGGAATTGGGCGGGTGGCGGCTGAACTGCTTGCCTCACGAGACGCAAGGGTAATGGCTGTTGCGCGCAGCGAGAATGAATTACAGACGCTGGGTCTCGAATATGTTGTCGCTGATCTGGGTACACCTGAAGGTTGTTCACTCGCGGTGAAGGAGACGCATGATCGCCTGGGTCCAGTTGAAATTCTAGTGTGTAATCATGGTATTGGTTCGGCTCTTGAGCGTGTGATCTGGGAGCAGGATCCGGCACTCTGGCGGGAAACGATGCAAATCAATCTGGATGGACCTTATTTTCTCTCAAAGCTAGTTGTCAAAGATATGATTGAGCAGAAATACGGTCGGCTTGTATTTACGAGTTCGACAGCAGGTCAAGTTGCGGAATACGCCAGCAGTGCTTACAACAGTTCAAAACACGGCCTTTTAGGCCTGATGCGTTCAGTTGCACAGGATGCCGGGCCGCATGGCGTAACGTCCAACGCTGTGCTACCCGGCTGGGTACGAACACAAATGGCTGAGATTTCTGCCCAAGCCGAAGCTGAGCAGCGCGGTGTCACCCCGGATGAGGTGTGGGCGGAAAGAGCTGCGCTCTATCCCGCGGGCCGGGTGGTAACACCCGAAGAAGTGGCCGAGGTGATCGCCTTTCTGGCTTCTGAAGAATCCAGTGGTGTTAATGGGGAAGCCATTACCGTAGCCCTTGGAAGCATATGGTGAAATAAAATTGGCGATTGCGTGTACGGCCCTGATAAAAAGTTGCTGGGGCACTCGAGAAAAGTAACTCTCCCTTTTTTACAAAATTGTGATTAAAATACTATCTGTACCGGTATATGGAGGTTGTTCCGTGCCAAAAATGCGCAAATATCACAGATGTTTTGGCAGGCTGATTACCTTAGGAAATCTCCATAATTACAGATAACACAATCATTGGTCTTGTGTTTTCGAAGCCGGTGTCGAACTTGTGATACCACGATTGTTGAGAAAGAAGAGCTGGGCCTAAATACAATAGAATGTTTCTAACGAAAGGTCGCTGCCATGGTTGAAGCTATTGCCAAACTGTTGAAGGTGTTGAACTCGGAAAACGAACCCGGCCAGATCAGTCTGGCGGTTTGCCTCTCCATGATAGCCGGACTTACGCCGTTTTACAGCCTGCACAACTTGTTGGTTCTGCTCCTGGTTTTTCTCATCAGGGTCAATGTCAGTTCTTTCATACTCGGATTTATTGTTTTTTCCGGAGCGGCATTTCTGCTGGATCCCCTCTTCCACAAACTGGGCCTATGGGTGCTGACCCTCCCTGGCCTTGAAGGGCTCTGGACCGTACTTTACGGGCAGGTACTCTGGCGTATGGAGGGATTCAACAACTCCATTGTCATGGGAAGCATCCTGGTGTCGCTGTTGCTTGCGGTTCCGCTGTTTTTTGGCCTCAATGTGATCATCCGCAAATATCGTCAACACATCCTTGAACGGATCCGAAAATTCAAAATCGTCAAAATCCTCAAAGCATCTAAATTTTATGAAATATACGAATCGGCTACGGCCTGGGGAGGAAAAGCATGAAAAAATGGATCCGCTGGCCTGGCCTGATAGCATTTGGTGTGGTCGTCTTTATCCTGGTTGGCTTTTGGTGGCTGCTGATCGACAACCTTATTAAGGGCTGGATCGAAAAAGGCGGCACCCGGCTGGTGGGAGCCAAGGTCGAGCTCGGCAAGGCTGATCTTAAACTTGCCCCGCTTGGTTTGGTACTGGAAGACCTTCAAATCACCAACCCCAAACAGCCCATGACTAACATCCTGGAAGCCGGCAGCATCGGCCTATCCATCGAAGCGAGCCACTTGTTGCGGCGCAAGCTGATCGTCAGCCTCATGACTGCGGATAATTTACGCTTCGATACAAGCCGTAAAACGTCGGGCGTTGTTGCCCAAAGGAAACCCTCTTCAGAAACGTCGGAGCAGGCAGGGGACACAACGTCCGATGCCTTTAAAATGCCGTCCCTGGCCGTGCCGGACGTCAAGGAAATCCTCTCAAGAGAGGAACTCCGGACCGTGATAGCTGCCAAAGAACTAAAAAGAGGCCTTGATGATTTCAAGGAAAAATGGCAGAAGCGCCTGGACGAACTGCCGGACCAGGACACTTTCGAACAGTATGAAAAAAGGCTCGACAAAGTCAGCAGCGCCAAAAAGAGCATTACGGGCGTCCTGGCCGCAACCGGAGAAGCCAAAGCCGTATACGATGACGTCAACCAGGACCTGCAGGAACTGAAAAAAGCTGAAAAGGATTTCGAGAAGGAGCTTGCATCCCTGAAAAAGCAGGCTGCCCGGTTAAAGAACCTGCCCGCGGAGGACTTTCGGCGTCTCCGGGACAAATACAGTCTGTCATCCCAAGGGGCCGTCAATATCACACAGATGCTTTTCGGCGACAAAGCCGGCCGCTATCTGAAACTGTTTCTCGATGGGTATCACATCATCAAACCCCTTCTGGAAATGCGGCCCGCGACTCCGGAAAATCAAAAAGTTGTACAACCTGCCCGAAGTAAAGGCGTGGACGTTCATTTTGCCACCGACAATCAACCCCCGCCCTTCCTGGTGCGTCTGGCCAAGGTTTCCGCCACCATCCCGTATGGAGACATTTCCGGTGAAATCCAAAACCTGACACCCTTCCAGGCTTTTTTGGGGAAACCGCTTATTTTTTCATTTTCAGGTCAAAACCTTCAGGACCTGCAAAAGGTAAACATCGATGGCGTGTTGAACCACGTCGACCCCTCAAAGGCGTCCGACAGGGTTACGGCGGTAGTCGAGGGGCTTAAGGTTGGTGAAAAGAACAAACAGCAGCCCGTCTACCTTGAAAAAGGACTGGCTGACCTGGAGCTTGCAGTGGCAGTGGTCAAAGGCCGTATCGATGCGCAGCTCCAAGCTGATGTTTCTTCGGCAAGCATCGCAACCGCCAATTATTTTGGTGAAGGACAACTAGCGCAGACCCTTCAAAAGGCTCTGTTAGGCATTTCTGCCTTTAATGTGCAGGCTGACATCGAGGGCAACATCGACGATTACCGCGTCAGCCTTTCCTCGAATATTGACGACGTGCTGAAAGACGCCATGGGTAGACAGCTTAAAAAGCGGGCAGGCGCATTCGAAAAAAGCCTCAACGATGCCATTGCTGAAAAAACAAAGGAACCCTTGGCTGAAAACAGCCGTCGGATATCAGGCCTGGATTCGATTGAAGATGAGTTGACATCCCGCCTGGGTCAGGGGGTCGCCGTGCTAAAGGGCGCCAATTAATCAGAGGCCAGAGATCAGAGGAGGTTAAACTAAAAAAAGCGTTGCTTGATGTGGCATTCAACGGGCTTCTCTGATGTTCGGGTATACGGCATTCTGAGAAGTCCTTTTTGTTATAGCCAGTCTTTTAATCTCTATGAAAATAACACGAATTATTGAAGGGTGACAGATGTCTAATGAAAGAACTTCAAAGCTTTGGGTTGTCAATGTAATGTGCTTCATCCTCTTTGTGGCGTTAACTTTTACTGGCTTGCTAAATTGGCTTGTTTTGCCGAGAGGGTATGAAGTGCGGGGCAGTTTTTTGGTTTCTTTAAGGCATTTTTTCATTGCTATTCATGAGTGGGCTGCACTGATGTTCATAATTTTAACCGCAGTTCATATCGTCTTGCATTGGACCTATATAAAAATTAATTTGAAAAAATATGGTATCATGAATTAACGAACATTTTTAAAGTGCTAGAGATTTCTTGCAGATTAAAAACATAAAGTACCTGTCCCTAAAATTCTCCTACATGAATACGGCGGTTTTTTTCCTGATTGTGGTGGTGGGGTGCCATCTGATTTCTAAAACAGCGTCCAGAGGCGTGAAAATTGAAGATTCATACAACATATTGTTTGTTTAATGTCGATGGCCGCTATATGGTGTGGAAAGGGATTGACAATTTCTACCTTGAGTTGTAGGTATTTTGGACCGTTTACGATATGTGCAACAGACTGTTTGCCTGAAACATCCCGTTGTTTTTGAAATTGCGTTAAAAAAGTGCTTCGCTTTAGTAATCCTTTATGGAGAGGATAGCCCATCATGATCATAAGTTTCGTTAATCAAAAAGGCGGAGTCGGCAAAACCACCACGGCAATCAATCTGGCCTCTAGCCTGGTCAGGAGAAACCTTAGATTGGTACTGATAGACGCCGATCCCCAAGGCAGTGCCGCCACCTGGCGTGGCATCGAGAATAACCAGGCATTTGAGGTCTTGTACCGTCCAGATGAATTGACCCAGGGCGACATCGCGGCTTTGGAAAGCGCCTATGATAATGTCCTTATCGATGCGCCACCAGTGGCGGTTGAAAAAGTGGAGGCCGTTATTAGGGCCTCAGACCTGGTCATTTTGCCAGTGACTCCGAGTTCTCTGGATCTATGGTCCTGCAAGGAGATCTTGGACCGGATGAGCACCAAACCGGAGGTGCGGCTTAACAATAAGGTCAGGCTCCTTATCAACCGGAAGATCCCGGGCACCCGAGTCGGTCGAGAGATGCGTCAGGCCTTGGGCACATTTGACAGGCCCGTCTTTGAAACAGAGTTGTGTCAAAGGGTGGCCTATATCGATGCCATGATATACGGTGTGTCGGTGATGCAGTTCGCACCCGGTAGCAAGGCCGCCAGTGAAATTGAGCAATGGAGCCAGGAAGTAGTCGCGTTAATAAATGAGGAAATGACCGGGGAAGATGACAGTGACAATTCCATTGCAGCGCTTTATCGGGAAGAGACCGACAATATACTTTTTCGCAGTTTTCAGAATCGTTTATAGATCTGTCGATACAGGAGGTAGGGATGGCCAAGTTAAAAAAACGCAAACTGCGCTGGAACGCTTCGGAATCCCAGCAAGTAGTTGGGTACCGGATCTATTGGGCAGAGGCCGGAGAGGTGGGATACGACTCCCCTTTTGCGGATTTGGGCAATGTTACTGAGGTGGTACTGCCGGATGAAGTGGAAGGCTTTTCACCCAAAGGTGATCCTGTGGAATTTGGAGTCGCGGCTGTAGATGAATTGGGAAACGAATCAGACCTTGTTATTTTAAAGGCACCCTATCAATTCAGAATCCCCTCGGCACCCGGAGATTTGCGGATTGAGCCCTTGAATGAATTTCACACGAAGGGGGAAGAACCTGAAGTTGAAAAGCCGAACGATTCCAAATTCTTGATCGCTAAGGGTGGTGACTCCATGACTGAAAGTGGAGCGTCGTCCTCGCCCATTGACGCAAAAGACGAAACGAAGCAATATTTTGCGAAACTTTACGAGAACCCCGAAATCTAAGAACTTCCAAAATGACACCGCCCCAATATTTTGCGGCTTCTATAATTGAGGTGTTCGGCCACTAAACGAAGTAGCAGCCTTCTTATTCAAGTGCCGTTTTTATTCGGAAAGATGTTAATGTATCTATTTTATATCGCATCGAAATCATTATGACCACTAGCTTGAGTTTCGACATACGCAGGCAGCCGGATGTCACCACCTGTGGCCCCACCTGTCTGCACGCCCTTTATCGGTACTACGGCGACTCAATCGAGCTGGATGACGTCATTGCGAGGGTATCACCGTGGCAGAAGGGCGGCACCTTGGCAGTCTACCTGGCCATCCACGCCATACGCCGGGGCTATGGCGCGACCATTCTGCCTTACAATTTGACCGTGTTCGACCCGACATGGCGTGATATCGGTTCACGACAGATGGCACGAAAACTGGAAGCCCAGTTGCTTGACAAAAAGGGGTTGCCCGGTTTTGAGGAAGTTACCCATGCTTATCTGGAATACCTGGCCCTGGGTGGTCGCATCCAGTTCAGGGTGCTCACTCCGGCCTTGATTCGTAAATACCTCAAAGCGGGTATTCCCATTCTCACCGGATTGAGTGCCACCTATCTCTATGACTGCCCCCGTGAACGAGAGCACAATGGCGGCTTGGTGTACGACGACGTTAGGGGCGACTCCTGTGGACACTTCGTGGTCCTGTCGGGCTACAATAAGGAGAGCCGCCGCGTTCGGGTGGCCGACCCGTTGGTGCCTAACCCCATAGCCGACGGCCGCTACTACGACGTGGATATCTATCGCCTGGTGTGCGCCATCATGCTGGGCATTCTGACCTATGACGGCAATATGCTGATCATAAAAAAAAGTAAGCACCCACCGGCCAAAGGCAGGCGGACGCTTACTTTTTAAAAGCGGCGCAGCCGCGGTTCACAAATGCGTCTCAGGCGGATTTATTATTTGTTCTCCATTTTCTCCAGTTCACCGTGCATCTTTTCGGCATTGTTCCTGACATAGTCGCGCACCTTGGAGTCCAGTTCCTTGTAGTTGTCCAGGGCTTCCTTGAAGGCCATGAGGTCCAGTTCACACAGGGAGTACATGGTTTTGTCATCGGGATCCTGCCAGTGGTCGACGATGGTAGCACCGTGGAGGGTCGTTTTCGAAAAAGTTTTCAGGGCCTGCTCCACGTGCTGCTCTTCCGAGGAGGCGGACATGTCCCCGGCCGTGGTGGAGGCCATGTAATCCTTGGCCAGCACCGCCACATAGGTTTCGAGGGTTTTGGCGATTTCGGCACGCGCCCGGTTGTCGGCCGTGGAGAAAAGCAGGGCCTTGTTGCTGATACCCGAGGCTATGCCCACGCCGTAAAAAACCTGCCCCTTTTCAACGTCAAATGCACCGCTGCCTTTGTAAACCCACTCGGGCATCTCAGGCGCGTTCATTTTGGGAGTCGATGAACATCCCACCATGAGGAACAGTCCAACCGTCAACAGAACGCCAAGCGTCAACACATGTTTTGTTTTCATTTTTTTCTCCTTTTTTTGAAATCATCCATCATGTTCTTCATTTCATCCATCATATCTTCCATCTCCCGCATCCCTTCGAGCAACTCATCCATGCGGTAGGGTTTTTTCTCGGTCAGAATTTCTCCCTCTTTCGGGTTTTGAGCGATCAGATCATCTGCCGGCTCCTTTTCAATCGGCTGGGCTTGATCCGCCTTGCCGGGTTCGGATTTTTTTGGAGACGGCACCGGCTTTTCATCCTGCTTGACAAGGGGGGCGGGTTCTTCGGGCTGCTCTTTTTTTCCCTCGTTCGGCTCCGCTTCCTTTTCGGGGGGAGCTGCAGCCGTCTCGGGCATGCTCGTGGCTTTCTCTTCCGGTTCCACCGGCGTCGTCGTCACTTTTTGGGGTACGGCCGGCGCGGCATTGGGTTGCTTGGCGCTTTCATCCGGCTCTGGCTGTACGGCCGCGAAGCGGTATCCCTCTTTCTTGAGCCAGTTGAGGGCGACGCTGGAGCGGATGGAAAAATTGACATCCGTTATGGTGAGGCCGTCCGCTGCCTTGCGAGCGATCATGGAATTGATTCCGATCATGTCACCGGAACTGTCCAGGAGGGGGCCGCCGGAGTTACCCCGGTTGATGCTGGCATCCGTCTGGAAGAGATTTTTGCCGGAAACGCCTCCGTAGTTGGACCAGTAAGCGCTGATGACACCGCTGGTAAGGCTCCATAAACCTCCTTGTTCCGGATGGCCGATGGCGTAAACCTGTTCACCGATGTCCACCTTTTCCGAATCGGCGAAATTGACGGTTTTCAACGGTGTGTTGAAGCCGATAATTTTGATGAGCGCCAGATCCAGGGGAATGTCGTACGCCAGAATTTTTCCCCTGTAACCGTTGGCCAGGTCGGTTTTATGATTGCCGGTGACACGTTCGGGTTTCAGGAAAACGGAGATCTCCGTCAGGAGTTGAGTGGAGCCTTGCGGTTTGAAGAGGTGCGCATTGGTTATGACGAGGCCGTCTTTGCTGATAATGGAGCCGGTGCCGCCGCTGCCCTTGCTGCCTCCTTTGGAAGCAAAAATAAAAACAACCCCCGGTCCGGCTTTCTGGTAGATCTGTTTGGGGGAGTAAGCCAGCGTTTTCGGAGCGCCAAGCCAGCCGGCATAAATTACAAAAAACGTAAAAAACCATACCACCAAGCGTTTTGTCGTCACCAGCCGTCTCCTTTAATTGCGAATCACGGACCCGGGCGGGTCCATGTGTAAAGGGAATCGATATCCCAAGGAAGATTGCTCAGCCGCCGCCCTTATAAAATAGTATTAAATGCAATTGAAGTCAACCTTCATAGTTGCAACGGTGAGGTCAATTGAAAAGGCATACATCAAAAGGATTGACTGAACAGGCGATTTTTTGGTACTAATTAATATCATTGTAAATACAGCCAAATATTGATCGGGAGGCACGGTGAAGGCACTATCCATCCTTTTTTCGATTTTTCTGGCGCTGATTATGGCTGCATGCGCCTCGTCCCCTCAAAAAAATAACCGGGAAATGTCCGAGACGGTGACCCGGCCTGCGGAGAAGCGCACGCCCCGTTTTGCACGCTTTACCGATGTCGTGGATTATCTGGGGAATTCCTTGAACGAGGAACTCTACAGGCTGAAGGTGTCTGATGGCTTCTCGGCAACAGTCGGCACCGGCACCACAGGCGGTGCTCAGAAAACACCGGAGGAAGAGACCCGCGAGCGTGCCGACGACGTCATGGACGAACTGGACAGGGAAATTGCATCCCAAGACGGAGACGGCGGCCGGTCGGTTACCTCCAGTGAAAGCTATACATCGGAGGAAACATCCAACGTGGCCGGTGGCGGGGCCGCGGCAAATGAAAAGATGGTGATCGCCGTTGCCGATTTCGTCAACGATGACGGCAAGGTGTCCAAACTGGGGCGCAATGTTGCCGAGAGACTGACGCCCTATCTGACGCGGTCGGGACAGTTTCAGGTTCTTGAAAGGGCACTGATCGACAAGGTCATCGAGGAGCAGCAGTTCCAGGTGTCCGCCTTTGTGGACGAATCGTCCACCCGGGAATTCGGCAAGCTTTTGGGTGCCGAAGCCATCATTTCGGGGACGGTTTCGGAATTGGGACAAGCCTACTATTTCAATGCGAAAGTGGTCGACATCGCCTCCGGTCGACTGCTGACGTCCATCGATGTGGAGGCGGACCGCAGCGCGAGGCTGGCATCCCTGTATGCGGCCCCGCTGCCCCAACCCACCAGGAAAAAATCGAAAGCGAGAATTTTCCGCGCCAAAGGTATCGGCGTTCCCTCCGCCAAACACACCAATCCCACCCTGGCACGGACAATGGCGGCGCGGGCGGCCCAAGCGGATGCCATGCGCAACCTTGCTCAGGAAATCGAAGGGGCCAAAGTGAGTGCCCAGACCAAGGTCAAGGACTATATGACCGAGAGCGATGCCGTTTCCATCAACGTCAATTCCTATTTGAGGGGGGCCAGGGTCATCGGCAAAAACGAAATGCCCGACGGCGCCGTGGAAGTTGAAATGGAGGTGGAAGTCCCCGGGG
This is a stretch of genomic DNA from Deltaproteobacteria bacterium. It encodes these proteins:
- a CDS encoding GNAT family N-acetyltransferase; its protein translation is MNKKLIIQLAEPFDANSLSKLAEKTFRGAFAKLNDKENFENYVARSFTENQIRSEILDSASTFFIANLNDQWVGYAKLNQGVPPDCVNQIPSIELARLYSVQEYLGCGIGPALMKACLNYAREKDYKSIWLSSWKKNNRGNAFYTKMGFQIIGNATFALGSDIQNDYILSKSLI
- a CDS encoding heme-binding protein; translation: MSYKFQHTIFLCILMAASIISMGPQAMAIEKPSYSVIATEGNFELRKYSAYIVAETYVEGDFEAVGSEGFRRLADYIGGKNRKKASISMTAPVSQKPASEKIAMTAPVSQAQENGRWRIAFMMPSAYTMEALPIPDDDRIALKKEKEKTVAVLRYSGTWGKKRYMDHENKLMDWISTKGWEIIGAPVWARYDPPFMPWFMRRNEILIPVQIQ
- a CDS encoding SDR family oxidoreductase, which translates into the protein MPGVAGRVALVTGAGRGIGRVAAELLASRDARVMAVARSENELQTLGLEYVVADLGTPEGCSLAVKETHDRLGPVEILVCNHGIGSALERVIWEQDPALWRETMQINLDGPYFLSKLVVKDMIEQKYGRLVFTSSTAGQVAEYASSAYNSSKHGLLGLMRSVAQDAGPHGVTSNAVLPGWVRTQMAEISAQAEAEQRGVTPDEVWAERAALYPAGRVVTPEEVAEVIAFLASEESSGVNGEAITVALGSIW
- a CDS encoding TIGR03546 family protein, giving the protein MVEAIAKLLKVLNSENEPGQISLAVCLSMIAGLTPFYSLHNLLVLLLVFLIRVNVSSFILGFIVFSGAAFLLDPLFHKLGLWVLTLPGLEGLWTVLYGQVLWRMEGFNNSIVMGSILVSLLLAVPLFFGLNVIIRKYRQHILERIRKFKIVKILKASKFYEIYESATAWGGKA
- a CDS encoding TIGR03545 family protein, whose amino-acid sequence is MKKWIRWPGLIAFGVVVFILVGFWWLLIDNLIKGWIEKGGTRLVGAKVELGKADLKLAPLGLVLEDLQITNPKQPMTNILEAGSIGLSIEASHLLRRKLIVSLMTADNLRFDTSRKTSGVVAQRKPSSETSEQAGDTTSDAFKMPSLAVPDVKEILSREELRTVIAAKELKRGLDDFKEKWQKRLDELPDQDTFEQYEKRLDKVSSAKKSITGVLAATGEAKAVYDDVNQDLQELKKAEKDFEKELASLKKQAARLKNLPAEDFRRLRDKYSLSSQGAVNITQMLFGDKAGRYLKLFLDGYHIIKPLLEMRPATPENQKVVQPARSKGVDVHFATDNQPPPFLVRLAKVSATIPYGDISGEIQNLTPFQAFLGKPLIFSFSGQNLQDLQKVNIDGVLNHVDPSKASDRVTAVVEGLKVGEKNKQQPVYLEKGLADLELAVAVVKGRIDAQLQADVSSASIATANYFGEGQLAQTLQKALLGISAFNVQADIEGNIDDYRVSLSSNIDDVLKDAMGRQLKKRAGAFEKSLNDAIAEKTKEPLAENSRRISGLDSIEDELTSRLGQGVAVLKGAN
- a CDS encoding DUF4405 domain-containing protein; protein product: MSNERTSKLWVVNVMCFILFVALTFTGLLNWLVLPRGYEVRGSFLVSLRHFFIAIHEWAALMFIILTAVHIVLHWTYIKINLKKYGIMN
- a CDS encoding AAA family ATPase, which gives rise to MIISFVNQKGGVGKTTTAINLASSLVRRNLRLVLIDADPQGSAATWRGIENNQAFEVLYRPDELTQGDIAALESAYDNVLIDAPPVAVEKVEAVIRASDLVILPVTPSSLDLWSCKEILDRMSTKPEVRLNNKVRLLINRKIPGTRVGREMRQALGTFDRPVFETELCQRVAYIDAMIYGVSVMQFAPGSKAASEIEQWSQEVVALINEEMTGEDDSDNSIAALYREETDNILFRSFQNRL
- a CDS encoding C39 family peptidase, which gives rise to MTTSLSFDIRRQPDVTTCGPTCLHALYRYYGDSIELDDVIARVSPWQKGGTLAVYLAIHAIRRGYGATILPYNLTVFDPTWRDIGSRQMARKLEAQLLDKKGLPGFEEVTHAYLEYLALGGRIQFRVLTPALIRKYLKAGIPILTGLSATYLYDCPREREHNGGLVYDDVRGDSCGHFVVLSGYNKESRRVRVADPLVPNPIADGRYYDVDIYRLVCAIMLGILTYDGNMLIIKKSKHPPAKGRRTLTF
- a CDS encoding LPP20 family lipoprotein encodes the protein MKTKHVLTLGVLLTVGLFLMVGCSSTPKMNAPEMPEWVYKGSGAFDVEKGQVFYGVGIASGISNKALLFSTADNRARAEIAKTLETYVAVLAKDYMASTTAGDMSASSEEQHVEQALKTFSKTTLHGATIVDHWQDPDDKTMYSLCELDLMAFKEALDNYKELDSKVRDYVRNNAEKMHGELEKMENK
- a CDS encoding trypsin-like peptidase domain-containing protein; translated protein: MTTKRLVVWFFTFFVIYAGWLGAPKTLAYSPKQIYQKAGPGVVFIFASKGGSKGSGGTGSIISKDGLVITNAHLFKPQGSTQLLTEISVFLKPERVTGNHKTDLANGYRGKILAYDIPLDLALIKIIGFNTPLKTVNFADSEKVDIGEQVYAIGHPEQGGLWSLTSGVISAYWSNYGGVSGKNLFQTDASINRGNSGGPLLDSSGDMIGINSMIARKAADGLTITDVNFSIRSSVALNWLKKEGYRFAAVQPEPDESAKQPNAAPAVPQKVTTTPVEPEEKATSMPETAAAPPEKEAEPNEGKKEQPEEPAPLVKQDEKPVPSPKKSEPGKADQAQPIEKEPADDLIAQNPKEGEILTEKKPYRMDELLEGMREMEDMMDEMKNMMDDFKKRRKK
- a CDS encoding CsgG/HfaB family protein, producing MKALSILFSIFLALIMAACASSPQKNNREMSETVTRPAEKRTPRFARFTDVVDYLGNSLNEELYRLKVSDGFSATVGTGTTGGAQKTPEEETRERADDVMDELDREIASQDGDGGRSVTSSESYTSEETSNVAGGGAAANEKMVIAVADFVNDDGKVSKLGRNVAERLTPYLTRSGQFQVLERALIDKVIEEQQFQVSAFVDESSTREFGKLLGAEAIISGTVSELGQAYYFNAKVVDIASGRLLTSIDVEADRSARLASLYAAPLPQPTRKKSKARIFRAKGIGVPSAKHTNPTLARTMAARAAQADAMRNLAQEIEGAKVSAQTKVKDYMTESDAVSINVNSYLRGARVIGKNEMPDGAVEVEMEVEVPGEFFDSLQKD